A region of the Oncorhynchus clarkii lewisi isolate Uvic-CL-2024 chromosome 4, UVic_Ocla_1.0, whole genome shotgun sequence genome:
ATGCATGTGTAGCACCACGCTCTCAGTCCCCAGCCCACCTACTGGTGCCCCAAACATTCTCCCATAGACTACCCACCATCAAACCAAAATCCCCCCTCCACTCTCATACACAACCCCACCCCCTTCCCAGCGTGCTCTCACCTCCGTCCGTCTCTGCTTTGATCTGGGCCTCCAGGTCCTCTGGGTCCACATACTGGTAGTGATCATCCTCCTCCGGCGGCTTGCACTTCCCGCAGCAgaaacagcaacagcagcagcaacagcagcaggagaagACAGTGCAGCACACAGCCATGGTCTGCAGCACAAGGACAGAACACACAGCAGTCAGTCAGGACAGCCACCCGCCGTCATCCTGCTCCCATGAGAACCTCTACATATCTGGCCTCAGATCTACAGGGTGGCCCAGTGAGAGAAGCTAGTGGATGCTAGCAGCAGAGACCTCCTGGCTCAGACAGTGGCTTTGCCCTCAGAGCTCTCTGCTTTTCAATGCTACATATCCAATGTAATATGTGTGGTGCGCTTAATAATCCTATTGCACTGTGCTTTCTAGGGTATAAATACGTGTGGCGGTTTGGTTTCTCCCTGTAATTTCCTGTGCTTTGTATTTTTCTTTGTAGATAAAAGCAGAGTGAGGTTTGTGAGACAGTCACTGGATCGTCCCCTCTGCATCTCAACCACTCTacttactgtactctactcagcaTCAAAGGCCTCACATCTCAGAGTGACTGAGCACAACTACACACAACACCGTTCTAAATAAAGACCGCTTTGCACCTGACGCCAGCGGTCTAACTGACAAACAGAAAAACACAGTACACTGACAGGTTCAGAGGGAGGTAACGATGACACCTTTCAAAGCAATAATACACTTCCACACAATTAATAGACTGTCAATGCACTCCCACCACCAGATAGAAGGGTGTCTAATGAATGGAGTAGACATAGTAATGTCTAATACAGTGTGTGAGTGACATGGTTGTAAAAGCAATCCAGTCAGTGCGTcatcacagacagagacagtaggctGGGACTCAGGATGGGTTAATCACCCCACTGTCAGAGGCTACTGCAGTCCTGACTACACCCAGGATAACCTGTCCAGAGGGTCAAGGTCACCTGAGTATTCAATCTATTACCCTGTTAGACTAAAAGGTGTTTTTACAGGGGTTATGAGGTATTCTCTCTCACCTTAAACCACCACTTGGACATGAGGAAGTAGTATTTGACGCTCTCCTCTCCAAACTGCTCGGACACGTAGAGACCCATGGAGCCGTACTCTTCGTAGATCCTCCTCTTGCCGTCATCGTTCAGGATGGAGTTGGCGTTGTTGATCTCTTTAAACTTATCTGCAGCCTCCGGGTTGTCTGGGTTCTTGTCTGGGTGGTACTTCAATGCTAATTTCCTGtaaatggatggatggacagatggatGAATTCATTCATCTTAGTCCACGCCGTCACATATGAATTATATGAAACTCTGAATCCTATAGAGAGCTTATAACTCATTAGAAGTCCATTATTTTGTGTCTGATGGACCAATTCATTGGGAAATGGAGAAACAGGCTTACCAGTTATGTGGCTATAACAACCAGAGACAGCCTGAgtattgtccccccccccacgGGATGTCCTGGATCCACAACCAGGACAT
Encoded here:
- the LOC139407159 gene encoding dnaJ homolog subfamily C member 5-like isoform X2, coding for MATAGAGPGAGPGTAEPNRPGPQRKMSTTGESLYKVLGLEKGASADDIKRAYRKLALKYHPDKNPDNPEAADKFKEINNANSILNDDGKRRIYEEYGSMGLYVSEQFGEESVKYYFLMSKWWFKTMAVCCTVFSCCCCCCCCCFCCGKCKPPEEDDHYQYVDPEDLEAQIKAETDGGDTVIIVQPIPVAVPIAVSSPVAESISLGPAISLGPASPVGDNPTSPVAAENPGETLPESK
- the LOC139407159 gene encoding dnaJ homolog subfamily C member 5-like isoform X3, producing MATAGAGPGAGPGTAEPNRPGPQRKMSTTGESLYKVLGLEKGASADDIKRAYRKLALKYHPDKNPDNPEAADKFKEINNANSILNDDGKRRIYEEYGSMGLYVSEQFGEESVKYYFLMSKWWFKTMAVCCTVFSCCCCCCCCCFCCGKCKPPEEDDHYQYVDPEDLEAQIKAETDGGPRAPIVIQPHSITVEVPETSQPAASQPTSKPQQ